The following proteins are encoded in a genomic region of Leptospira yasudae:
- the batB gene encoding VWA domain-containing protein BatB, whose product MNQEFSPYLADVFYALVAVWTIYSILRIFVIFKIKEWRIIYPGLERSSSFPEARFVLTRVFLIFATLVCVFLSGLKTDYKDEKKEESFKGVDILFLVDVSLSMQAIDSSPTRLARFKEVLLRMLPSLSGNRFGMIVFAASPFLYCPMTSDVAAFSDYVRGLDVDMVGDRGTDLNKAFLKADAILRSEKVFRNRILVLVTDGEDLNDPEAIAFPASFQVWASGTEAGGPIAYNDEDSGLSGFLLKDGTLTPNINSAGIIQSKMNRSFLRNLADKNDGKFYSLDENPPDAESLKKEILALEENLYSRKKDLKRSEGSGVFLFAAVLLLLADWILVESFLFPKRKTDVPV is encoded by the coding sequence ATGAACCAGGAATTTTCCCCGTATCTGGCCGACGTTTTTTACGCGCTTGTCGCCGTGTGGACGATATATTCCATCCTTAGAATATTCGTGATCTTTAAAATTAAGGAATGGAGAATCATTTACCCCGGTTTGGAAAGGAGTTCTTCGTTTCCCGAGGCCCGATTCGTTTTGACGAGGGTCTTTTTGATCTTCGCGACCTTGGTCTGTGTCTTTCTATCCGGATTGAAAACCGATTATAAGGACGAAAAAAAAGAGGAATCTTTCAAAGGAGTCGATATACTCTTTCTCGTGGATGTAAGTCTTTCCATGCAGGCCATCGACAGCAGCCCGACGCGTTTGGCGCGGTTTAAGGAAGTTTTGCTGCGGATGTTGCCTTCCCTTTCGGGAAACCGATTCGGGATGATCGTCTTTGCGGCCAGTCCGTTTTTGTATTGCCCGATGACCTCGGACGTCGCCGCGTTTTCGGACTACGTGCGCGGTTTGGACGTGGACATGGTCGGGGATCGGGGAACCGACTTGAACAAAGCGTTTTTAAAAGCGGATGCGATTCTTAGATCGGAGAAGGTATTTCGAAACCGAATTCTCGTTCTGGTGACGGATGGAGAGGATTTAAACGATCCGGAAGCGATCGCTTTTCCCGCGAGTTTTCAAGTCTGGGCTTCCGGAACGGAAGCGGGCGGACCGATCGCTTACAACGACGAAGATTCCGGTTTGAGCGGGTTTCTTTTAAAGGACGGAACCTTGACGCCTAACATCAATTCGGCGGGGATCATTCAGTCCAAGATGAACCGAAGTTTTTTACGAAATCTGGCGGATAAGAACGACGGAAAATTCTATTCTTTGGACGAGAACCCGCCGGACGCGGAAAGTCTAAAAAAGGAAATCTTGGCCTTAGAGGAGAATTTATATTCTCGAAAGAAGGACTTGAAACGTTCGGAAGGTTCCGGCGTTTTTCTGTTCGCGGCGGTTTTGCTCCTGTTGGCGGATTGGATTCTCGTGGAATCCTTTCTTTTTCCGAAACGTAAGACGGATGTGCCGGTATGA
- the batC gene encoding TPR repeat-containing protein BatC, whose product MILLIWNGWAELYAVELDPGGNRVSEGLEHYNQGEYFESLRSYQEAEPYFPDDSRLEFNRGAAEFKSGNLDKAIRHFEKSANSSSPEVQWKSRFNLGNSYLRAGDRKRAAEEYIKALKINPDLQEARKNLEYLRKTPPPSQNQSKNSNQSPSQNQPQSKGGSNSGNRTQSEDRLSQRDGGGDPHDKRDRLTEEESKRIMDSLDLNKIRRKSRKSRDREVFW is encoded by the coding sequence ATGATTCTTTTGATCTGGAACGGATGGGCCGAATTGTATGCGGTCGAACTCGATCCGGGCGGGAACCGGGTCAGCGAGGGACTCGAACACTACAATCAGGGAGAATATTTCGAATCCCTTCGGTCGTATCAGGAAGCGGAGCCGTATTTCCCGGACGATTCGAGACTCGAGTTCAATCGAGGCGCGGCGGAATTCAAATCCGGAAACTTAGACAAAGCGATTCGTCATTTCGAAAAATCGGCGAATTCTTCCTCTCCCGAAGTGCAATGGAAATCCAGATTCAATTTGGGGAACAGTTATCTGCGCGCCGGAGATCGCAAACGTGCCGCGGAAGAATACATCAAGGCCCTAAAGATCAATCCCGATCTTCAAGAAGCCCGGAAGAATCTGGAATATCTTCGTAAAACCCCTCCGCCTTCGCAAAACCAATCTAAGAATTCGAATCAATCCCCTTCTCAGAATCAACCGCAATCCAAGGGCGGTTCCAACTCCGGCAATCGGACACAAAGCGAAGACCGTCTTTCCCAAAGGGACGGAGGCGGCGATCCTCACGATAAACGAGACCGTCTAACCGAAGAGGAATCAAAACGTATCATGGATTCTCTGGACTTAAACAAGATCCGCAGAAAAAGCAGAAAGAGCCGAGACAGAGAGGTCTTTTGGTGA
- a CDS encoding BatD family protein, with product MVKKIWLVFLLFAYQSLSADETKFYVTRNMFHLGEESYAVFEMDMSSKFAIPQNSFSNGDITVFYAGSEENTTIINFQVFRKRLLKFRIKASKQGVFTLPSVSIEVNGKNFTPGPLQVQVLARSQTAKSRGSFFDRFFQFEGEELPENADLKVIFQTSKKEAWIGEPIIGYFTLYYRDVRKPYFDRNPADSIQFPYFRSEILTGVAVKVPEQVLYEGNIYDIAVYNKEIYSLIPLRAGEFHLGKTTFSLEGQLQSYFNVKTVSTTPNQIHVKELPKFAGHFSGGVGKFKANLKLKNEPEHVEVGDTLYLSLVLEGEGNLSSVSDPLRSFCKAEKDCIPSATLYDTSRTWKFTELENSGYGFYSIARFEYGIPMQKTGLWKQEPVEFVFFNPDSGSYHTVSIEIPSVNVLPATRKKEKQNESESTNPLSEGLRLPILFYIFGLVSAFFVAAWTWFRFQKSDAVSVWIESLPILFPILGVPILKELDLRTGSKRGLVLRQSLLSKGVPEADVSFLVEISKVDAHFAELASRLNFQERNNLLRIAHQFLKTQKKEESQ from the coding sequence TTGGTGAAAAAGATCTGGCTTGTTTTTCTCCTATTCGCTTATCAATCTCTCTCGGCGGACGAGACGAAATTCTACGTTACGCGAAACATGTTTCATCTCGGAGAGGAATCGTATGCGGTTTTCGAAATGGATATGAGTTCCAAATTCGCGATTCCGCAAAATTCCTTTTCCAACGGGGACATCACCGTATTTTACGCGGGCTCCGAAGAAAACACTACGATCATCAACTTTCAAGTATTTCGAAAACGCCTTTTGAAATTTCGAATCAAGGCCTCCAAACAGGGGGTTTTCACGCTTCCTTCCGTAAGCATAGAAGTGAACGGTAAAAACTTTACGCCCGGCCCGTTGCAGGTTCAGGTGCTTGCAAGATCGCAAACCGCAAAGAGCCGCGGTTCCTTCTTCGATCGATTCTTTCAATTTGAAGGCGAAGAACTTCCCGAAAACGCGGATCTCAAGGTGATCTTTCAAACGAGCAAAAAAGAAGCGTGGATCGGAGAACCGATCATCGGTTACTTTACGTTGTATTACAGGGACGTGCGTAAACCGTATTTCGATCGCAATCCCGCCGATTCGATTCAGTTTCCGTATTTCAGAAGCGAGATTCTAACCGGCGTGGCGGTTAAAGTACCCGAGCAGGTTTTGTACGAAGGAAACATCTACGACATCGCAGTCTACAACAAGGAAATCTATTCTCTTATTCCACTTCGCGCGGGAGAATTTCATCTGGGCAAGACGACGTTCTCTTTGGAAGGTCAGCTTCAATCCTACTTCAATGTAAAGACGGTTTCAACGACTCCGAACCAAATTCACGTTAAGGAACTGCCCAAATTTGCGGGACATTTCAGCGGAGGTGTTGGAAAATTTAAAGCGAACTTGAAACTCAAAAACGAACCCGAACACGTGGAAGTAGGGGACACGTTGTATTTGAGTTTAGTGTTGGAGGGAGAAGGGAATCTTTCTTCGGTTTCCGATCCTCTGCGTTCTTTTTGTAAAGCGGAGAAGGATTGTATCCCCTCCGCCACGTTGTATGACACATCGAGAACCTGGAAGTTCACCGAATTGGAAAACTCGGGATACGGATTTTATTCCATCGCAAGATTCGAATACGGAATTCCGATGCAGAAGACGGGGCTTTGGAAACAGGAACCCGTCGAATTCGTTTTTTTTAATCCCGACTCGGGAAGTTATCATACGGTCTCGATCGAAATTCCTTCGGTGAACGTTCTTCCGGCCACTCGAAAAAAAGAAAAACAGAACGAATCCGAATCTACGAACCCTCTTTCCGAAGGATTGCGTCTTCCGATCTTATTTTATATCTTCGGTCTCGTATCCGCATTCTTTGTCGCGGCTTGGACTTGGTTTCGATTCCAAAAATCGGACGCCGTTTCCGTTTGGATCGAATCGCTTCCGATCCTATTTCCTATCTTAGGAGTTCCGATTTTAAAAGAACTTGACTTGCGAACGGGAAGCAAACGAGGCTTGGTATTAAGGCAATCCCTTTTGTCGAAAGGGGTCCCCGAGGCGGACGTTTCCTTTCTTGTGGAAATTTCCAAAGTGGATGCTCACTTTGCGGAACTCGCTTCCCGATTGAACTTTCAAGAAAGAAACAATCTGCTTCGAATCGCGCATCAATTTTTAAAAACCCAAAAGAAGGAGGAAAGCCAATGA
- the htpG gene encoding molecular chaperone HtpG produces the protein MSEEIKGRISVETENIFPIIKKWLYSEKDIFIRELVSNASDAITKLKKIAFSEEFEGGTDYRIDLDFDQEKRILIIEDNGIGMTSEEVQKYINQIAFSSAEEFVKKFQGEGAQPEIIGHFGLGFYSCFMVSTKVVIETKSYKKGSTGVVWESESGTEFSLRSSDKATRGTKITLYLDSDSGEYLDQWKLKELIRKYCDFLPVPIHVKNEQANKQTPLWSETPASVTKEKYEEFYNYLFPFSGEPLFHVHLNVDYPFRLQGILYFPKLKHELDVNQSGIKLYCNHVFVSDDANDLVPKFLTVLKGTIDIPDLPLNVSRSYLQSDPLVKKISSHIVKKIADRLNEEFKKNEEDFRKNWDEISIFVKYGMLTDDKFYEAAKDLVFFKTSNGEITRLEDYWIKNKEKNNGKVFYANESETSSVYMDLLKSQGLEAILVDTRIDSHFVQFLESKNPDMKFQRVDSELADGVVDKDHASQIVDAENKTPADRVKELFDKVLKRDGLEIKAEPLKAEGVPAVVLLPEHLRRISEMNMMGGQKPLDLLKNHTLVINTRSALVQNILGLAGGVNSSKADKLVRTVYDMALLSSKIFGEAEFAEYIKRTTETLEELSAS, from the coding sequence ATGAGCGAAGAAATCAAAGGAAGGATTTCCGTAGAGACGGAAAACATCTTTCCGATCATTAAGAAATGGCTCTATTCGGAAAAAGATATTTTTATCCGCGAACTCGTATCCAACGCGAGCGACGCGATTACGAAGCTGAAAAAAATCGCGTTCTCCGAAGAATTCGAAGGCGGAACGGATTACAGAATCGACCTCGATTTCGATCAGGAAAAACGAATCCTGATCATCGAAGACAACGGGATCGGAATGACTTCCGAAGAAGTCCAGAAATACATCAATCAAATCGCGTTCTCCAGCGCGGAAGAGTTCGTCAAAAAATTCCAAGGCGAAGGAGCGCAGCCGGAAATCATCGGACATTTCGGTTTGGGATTCTATTCCTGCTTTATGGTCTCCACCAAAGTGGTGATCGAAACCAAGTCGTATAAAAAAGGTTCCACCGGAGTCGTTTGGGAAAGCGAATCGGGAACGGAATTCTCCTTACGTTCTTCGGACAAGGCGACAAGAGGAACCAAGATCACGTTGTATCTCGATTCCGATTCGGGAGAATACCTGGATCAGTGGAAACTCAAGGAGTTGATCCGCAAATACTGCGACTTCCTTCCCGTTCCCATCCACGTAAAAAACGAACAGGCGAATAAACAAACCCCGCTTTGGTCCGAAACTCCTGCGTCCGTGACCAAGGAAAAATACGAGGAGTTTTACAACTATCTCTTCCCGTTTTCGGGAGAACCGCTCTTTCACGTTCATCTCAACGTGGATTACCCGTTCCGTCTTCAAGGAATATTATATTTTCCTAAACTAAAACACGAACTCGACGTGAATCAGTCCGGGATCAAACTCTACTGCAATCACGTGTTCGTAAGCGACGACGCGAACGACTTGGTTCCCAAGTTTCTAACCGTTCTCAAAGGAACGATCGATATTCCGGATCTTCCTTTGAACGTTTCCCGCTCGTATCTGCAGAGCGATCCTCTCGTCAAAAAAATCTCCTCTCATATCGTCAAAAAGATCGCGGATCGATTGAACGAGGAATTCAAAAAGAACGAAGAGGACTTCCGAAAGAATTGGGACGAGATCTCAATTTTCGTAAAATACGGAATGCTCACCGACGACAAGTTCTACGAAGCCGCAAAGGATCTCGTGTTTTTCAAAACCTCGAACGGCGAGATCACTCGTCTGGAAGATTATTGGATTAAGAACAAGGAAAAGAACAACGGCAAAGTGTTCTACGCGAACGAATCGGAGACTTCTTCCGTTTATATGGATCTGCTCAAGTCGCAAGGGCTCGAAGCGATCCTGGTCGATACGAGAATCGATTCCCATTTCGTTCAGTTTTTGGAATCCAAAAACCCGGATATGAAGTTTCAAAGAGTGGATTCCGAACTCGCGGACGGGGTGGTGGACAAGGATCACGCTTCTCAGATCGTAGATGCGGAGAATAAGACTCCCGCCGATCGCGTGAAAGAACTTTTTGACAAGGTTCTAAAACGCGACGGGTTGGAAATCAAGGCGGAACCTTTGAAAGCGGAGGGAGTTCCCGCGGTCGTGCTTCTTCCCGAACATTTGAGAAGAATCAGCGAGATGAATATGATGGGCGGTCAAAAACCACTCGATCTATTAAAGAATCACACTCTCGTGATCAACACCCGTTCCGCGCTCGTTCAGAACATTCTCGGGCTCGCGGGAGGAGTAAATTCGTCTAAGGCCGATAAGCTGGTGCGCACAGTATACGATATGGCCCTGCTTTCTTCGAAGATTTTCGGAGAAGCGGAGTTCGCCGAGTATATCAAACGCACTACGGAAACCCTGGAGGAATTAAGCGCTTCTTAA
- a CDS encoding PhoX family protein, whose protein sequence is MNLSRSQFLRYLGKGAAALALVKSGALAATSSSKTKSNRQNKEGLLPSKQNSFPKFQPIAASERDALILPEGYRYGTIALFGDRINPQGDTFGFNSDFNCFLPFAGKKDTGLLWNNHETLGTLEYYVNGYDSQKQGPNLRTDKQIEQYLYALGGSVLRIAKQNGEWKLSPDSKYGRRINGLTEFRLTGPAAGSPALGNTNKAVGTFANCAGGTTFWNTILSCEENVEWVIEPCKLPHETHYGWVIEVDPFDPKSTPVKHTALGRFAHENAALVLSPSGKLVVYMGDDARDEFVYKFISKNSYDPSLGAGNSSLLEEGTLYAADFEKGIWIPLDFESNETLRNSKKENGERRFGSQADVLVRCREAGKVCGATPMDRPEDIEIHPLDGTVFIAMTNNDKHGNHFGQIVRIHEKSGDHAGLEFDYEIFVAGGNGSGFAAPDNLAFDNAGNLWMVTDISAKNLNRSVYKKYGNNGLFVIPTQGADAGKAFQFASSPTGAELTGLWFTPDQKELFVSVQHPGETTKDYQNPTSRWPQGGNSLPRPGVVAIYLK, encoded by the coding sequence ATGAATCTCTCCCGATCTCAATTCTTGCGCTACTTAGGGAAGGGCGCGGCGGCATTGGCTCTCGTCAAGTCCGGGGCGCTTGCCGCAACCTCTTCGTCAAAAACAAAGTCGAATCGACAAAACAAGGAAGGCCTTCTTCCTTCCAAACAAAACTCCTTTCCTAAATTTCAACCGATCGCGGCGAGTGAACGAGACGCATTGATTCTCCCGGAAGGTTATCGTTACGGAACGATCGCACTTTTCGGGGATCGTATCAATCCGCAAGGAGATACGTTCGGTTTTAATTCCGACTTCAATTGTTTTCTTCCTTTTGCGGGTAAGAAGGACACGGGTCTTCTGTGGAACAATCATGAAACTCTCGGAACCTTGGAATACTACGTCAACGGATACGACAGTCAAAAACAGGGACCGAATCTAAGAACGGACAAACAGATCGAACAATATCTGTATGCGTTAGGCGGTTCGGTACTTCGAATCGCAAAACAAAACGGAGAATGGAAACTTTCTCCGGATTCCAAATACGGCAGAAGGATCAACGGTCTTACCGAGTTTCGTTTGACCGGTCCCGCGGCGGGAAGCCCAGCGCTCGGAAATACGAACAAGGCCGTCGGTACGTTCGCGAACTGCGCGGGAGGAACCACGTTCTGGAATACGATTCTTTCCTGCGAAGAAAACGTGGAATGGGTCATCGAACCGTGCAAACTTCCGCACGAAACACATTACGGATGGGTAATAGAGGTCGATCCGTTCGATCCCAAGTCGACTCCGGTCAAACACACCGCACTCGGAAGATTCGCGCATGAAAACGCGGCTCTCGTGTTGTCTCCTTCGGGCAAACTCGTGGTCTATATGGGGGACGATGCCAGGGACGAATTCGTTTATAAGTTCATCTCCAAGAATTCCTACGATCCTTCTCTCGGAGCCGGGAACTCGAGTCTGCTCGAGGAAGGAACCTTGTATGCGGCCGATTTCGAAAAGGGGATTTGGATTCCGCTCGATTTCGAGTCGAACGAAACATTACGAAATTCTAAAAAAGAAAACGGAGAACGAAGATTCGGATCGCAAGCGGACGTTCTCGTTCGTTGCAGGGAAGCGGGAAAGGTTTGCGGAGCGACGCCGATGGACCGCCCCGAAGACATCGAAATTCATCCGCTGGACGGAACCGTTTTTATCGCGATGACCAACAACGATAAACACGGAAATCATTTCGGTCAGATCGTCCGCATCCACGAAAAATCGGGGGATCACGCTGGATTGGAATTCGACTATGAGATCTTCGTCGCGGGAGGAAACGGTTCCGGTTTTGCGGCGCCGGACAATCTCGCGTTCGACAACGCGGGAAATCTCTGGATGGTCACGGATATCTCCGCAAAGAACTTAAACAGATCCGTATATAAGAAATACGGCAACAACGGTTTGTTCGTGATTCCCACGCAAGGCGCGGACGCCGGTAAGGCGTTCCAGTTCGCTTCTTCCCCCACGGGTGCGGAACTTACGGGACTTTGGTTTACGCCGGATCAAAAGGAATTGTTCGTTTCGGTGCAGCATCCGGGGGAAACCACGAAGGACTATCAAAATCCGACGAGCCGATGGCCGCAGGGAGGAAACTCCCTGCCGAGGCCGGGAGTGGTTGCAATTTATCTAAAGTAG
- a CDS encoding STAS domain-containing protein — MSQLSIKKKETSTGVFVYSLDGRLDESSFTDFKQEIIDPPHPEVVILNLSELKYISSSGIRAIFELRNKLSNDGKKLILTEASDKVIQIFNLLGLWKPFTHLTTEAEAIQVAAQ, encoded by the coding sequence ATGAGTCAACTGAGCATTAAAAAGAAAGAAACTTCGACGGGCGTTTTCGTTTACTCACTCGACGGAAGATTGGATGAAAGCAGTTTTACCGATTTTAAACAGGAGATCATAGACCCTCCTCATCCCGAAGTCGTCATTCTCAACCTGAGCGAACTCAAATACATTTCCAGCTCCGGAATCCGAGCGATCTTCGAGCTGAGAAACAAACTGAGCAACGACGGCAAAAAACTGATTCTGACCGAGGCCTCGGACAAGGTGATCCAAATCTTCAATCTCTTGGGACTTTGGAAACCGTTCACCCACCTAACAACCGAAGCCGAAGCCATCCAAGTCGCCGCGCAATAA
- a CDS encoding NAD(+)/NADH kinase — translation MSLERLKSAKRVLILGKRTKFELDLEEWGSLEKIEKIYKIQNDSFPRIHESHLRQLANRETLKRLFPDSTFIFRKNMDVHPPSDFDLVIALGGDNHFTFVAHHAVDTLVLGCNSDPPTSVGALLSFHVEDIKKALETGWSNAAIEEWPLIDVKIQYPDGRKVSTLQGISEISIRNNSPDLTSRFFIHHGNEMEEQKCSGLLVYTGAGSTGWVMSCENTDTSFDKQSPFFKVYCRELRKKEHTRYTLDHFTVSDSFSLISEMKGGISIDSLAETIYDFPPGAKAEFSLSKKKLHVVVRKQ, via the coding sequence ATGTCTTTGGAGAGATTAAAGTCCGCAAAACGGGTTCTCATCTTGGGGAAACGGACCAAGTTCGAATTGGATTTGGAAGAATGGGGTTCTCTCGAAAAAATCGAAAAAATTTATAAGATTCAAAACGATTCGTTTCCGAGAATCCACGAATCGCATCTCCGACAACTCGCGAACCGGGAAACTCTCAAACGGCTTTTCCCCGACAGCACGTTTATCTTTCGAAAGAATATGGACGTCCATCCTCCGTCCGATTTCGATCTCGTGATCGCGCTCGGCGGGGACAATCATTTTACCTTCGTCGCGCACCACGCCGTGGACACGCTCGTTTTGGGCTGTAATTCGGATCCTCCGACGTCAGTAGGCGCCCTTCTCTCCTTTCACGTGGAAGATATCAAAAAAGCCCTGGAAACCGGCTGGTCCAACGCCGCCATCGAAGAATGGCCTCTCATCGATGTGAAGATCCAGTATCCCGACGGGAGAAAGGTCAGCACGTTACAGGGGATCAGCGAGATTTCGATCCGAAACAACAGTCCCGATCTCACGAGCCGGTTTTTCATCCACCACGGAAACGAAATGGAGGAACAAAAATGCTCGGGGCTTTTGGTTTATACGGGCGCGGGTTCGACCGGATGGGTTATGTCCTGTGAAAATACGGATACAAGTTTTGACAAACAATCCCCGTTTTTCAAAGTCTATTGTAGAGAGCTTCGAAAGAAGGAACATACTCGGTATACTCTGGACCATTTTACGGTCTCGGATAGTTTTAGTTTGATTTCCGAAATGAAGGGCGGAATTTCGATCGATTCTCTTGCGGAAACGATTTACGATTTTCCGCCGGGCGCAAAAGCTGAATTTAGCCTCTCCAAAAAAAAATTACATGTAGTGGTTCGTAAGCAATGA
- a CDS encoding SpoIIE family protein phosphatase, which translates to MSFRQKIFLILSASQLFLVLILAVTFIQMIDRVKNEPQDKRALDKSVDFQKELRHKEETIRFMLKELERNSKTISILESGSGNRGLLDSQREYFLGIMKQYDLSIFEVISSSGKVVYRFHRPGDFGDDKSKQKIVQEALNGKIASTLELGHSGLGLRVTSPLRNGSLVLVGQVVDQKFTENITGSSDVQMAIYEKEKQISASGPLIQEYLKLHPIDSLKSGNRFSFGGKYFYLTRIPYENKGLTNLALEFVLLIDETELHTTTRNLWIYCGLLALSIFIGILLVSYLFSRDIINAVKALNFAMKNPSEDETTIIDLDRTDELGQMGEVFVNMKKELLDHQLFLERKVEEKTQELQETLNEVQALKEKQDGDYYLTSLLIQPLTSLRYSDENTKIESILKQKKEFRFRTKNSEIGGDLCSIQEITLNGKNYLVVLNADAMGKSIQGAGGALVMGTVFKAIVTRTQLSRSNQKKTPEKWLKDCYTELQNVFVTFDGSMLVSAVIALIDHETGALYSINAEHPWMVLYRDGKASFLDPELLLRKIGFTENASEPIIRVFKLEPNDFLFIGSDGRDDILLRRPGTDETFMNEDETLFLRLVELANGDLHDLEKLLNHAGEVTDDLSIMKIAYKIPTEISLQKVPSAGDEYNLLVKEGIQQIRKKNLSQTRNLFEKALSISDSDPGLYKQLARICIHQKDYAPAANYSENYVAKFPFDNEFLYYTSFTLRKIKEYFKAIEYSERLRSREPGNIRNLKHLVELYRLVGNRSKFRMIMTTLKAIVAEKESRDEDRDQDVSSEPILV; encoded by the coding sequence ATGAGCTTCCGTCAAAAAATATTTTTAATCTTAAGTGCAAGTCAGTTATTTCTCGTTTTGATTTTAGCGGTCACCTTTATCCAGATGATCGACCGAGTCAAAAACGAACCTCAGGATAAACGAGCCCTCGACAAATCCGTCGATTTTCAAAAAGAACTCAGACACAAGGAAGAGACGATCCGTTTTATGCTCAAAGAGCTGGAACGGAATTCCAAAACGATTTCGATTTTGGAATCGGGCTCCGGCAACCGAGGTCTTTTGGATTCTCAGAGAGAATACTTTTTGGGAATCATGAAACAGTACGATCTTTCGATCTTCGAAGTGATTTCCTCTTCGGGCAAGGTTGTATATCGGTTTCACAGACCCGGCGATTTCGGAGACGACAAGTCCAAACAAAAAATCGTTCAGGAAGCGCTGAACGGCAAGATCGCCTCCACCCTCGAACTCGGTCACAGCGGTCTCGGACTCCGAGTCACTTCTCCGCTGCGCAACGGTTCCTTGGTCTTAGTGGGTCAGGTCGTGGATCAAAAATTCACGGAGAACATCACCGGTTCGAGCGACGTTCAAATGGCGATCTATGAAAAGGAGAAACAAATCTCCGCATCCGGTCCCCTCATCCAAGAATATCTGAAACTGCATCCGATCGATTCTCTCAAAAGCGGGAACCGTTTTTCGTTCGGAGGAAAATACTTTTATCTCACGCGAATCCCGTACGAGAACAAGGGACTGACCAATCTCGCTCTCGAGTTCGTACTTTTGATCGACGAAACGGAGCTGCATACGACTACCCGGAATCTCTGGATCTACTGCGGGCTCTTGGCTCTTTCGATCTTTATCGGAATTCTTCTCGTATCCTATCTTTTTTCGAGGGACATCATCAACGCGGTCAAGGCTCTCAACTTCGCGATGAAAAATCCTTCCGAAGACGAAACCACGATCATCGACTTGGACCGCACGGACGAACTCGGTCAGATGGGAGAAGTTTTCGTGAATATGAAAAAGGAACTTCTCGATCATCAGCTTTTTCTCGAAAGAAAGGTGGAGGAAAAAACGCAGGAACTTCAGGAAACGTTAAACGAAGTCCAGGCCCTCAAGGAAAAACAGGACGGGGATTATTATCTCACTTCCCTTCTCATTCAACCGTTGACTTCCCTGCGTTACAGCGACGAGAACACGAAGATCGAATCCATTCTCAAACAGAAGAAGGAATTCCGCTTCCGCACGAAGAATTCCGAGATCGGAGGCGATCTCTGTTCCATCCAAGAAATCACCTTGAACGGCAAGAATTATCTCGTCGTTTTAAACGCGGACGCGATGGGCAAATCCATCCAAGGCGCGGGCGGCGCGCTCGTGATGGGGACGGTTTTCAAAGCGATCGTAACAAGAACGCAGCTTTCCCGTTCCAATCAAAAGAAAACGCCCGAGAAATGGCTGAAGGACTGTTATACGGAATTGCAGAACGTGTTCGTCACGTTCGACGGCAGCATGCTCGTGTCTGCGGTCATCGCTCTCATCGATCACGAAACCGGAGCCTTGTATTCGATCAACGCGGAACATCCTTGGATGGTTCTTTACAGAGACGGAAAAGCGAGTTTTCTGGACCCCGAATTGCTTCTTCGTAAGATCGGTTTTACGGAGAATGCGTCCGAGCCGATCATCCGCGTTTTTAAACTGGAACCGAACGATTTTCTGTTTATCGGTTCGGACGGAAGAGACGACATTCTCCTGCGCAGACCGGGGACGGACGAAACCTTTATGAACGAGGACGAAACGCTTTTCCTTAGGCTCGTGGAACTCGCCAACGGAGATCTGCACGATCTCGAAAAACTTCTGAACCACGCGGGAGAGGTCACGGACGATCTTTCCATTATGAAAATTGCATATAAAATTCCCACGGAGATTTCCTTGCAGAAGGTTCCTTCCGCGGGGGACGAATACAATCTTCTCGTCAAGGAAGGGATTCAGCAGATCCGAAAAAAGAACCTTTCGCAGACGAGGAATCTTTTCGAAAAGGCCCTCTCGATCAGCGATTCCGATCCGGGTCTTTACAAACAACTTGCAAGAATCTGCATTCATCAGAAGGACTACGCGCCTGCGGCGAACTACTCCGAAAACTACGTCGCCAAGTTTCCGTTCGATAACGAATTCCTGTATTACACTTCCTTTACGCTTCGAAAGATAAAGGAATACTTCAAGGCGATCGAATATTCGGAACGACTTCGCTCCCGCGAACCGGGAAACATCCGAAATCTCAAACATCTCGTGGAACTCTATCGCCTCGTAGGCAACCGTTCCAAGTTCCGTATGATTATGACGACTCTCAAAGCGATCGTCGCCGAAAAAGAATCGAGGGACGAGGATCGGGATCAGGACGTTTCTTCCGAACCGATTTTGGTTTGA